In Halapricum desulfuricans, a single window of DNA contains:
- a CDS encoding tyrosine-type recombinase/integrase: MPHSADNKVDGIVLVTEDAQEFLNPKQEITYREHRRELAEWMLSLGKNPSKAEVYSYTTAKNRMNRLDIFYRFIWDRKGRYIQDLTTDHADTWMRWLARQDYKESTKCHYQKAARTLFKWKRHARGSDTEWDPEIEYSDPSTNYQPRDYLTRQDRRRLREAAMEYGSVPHYNSVAPEERDRWKTYLAQRLQKPKDEVTKQDWNRENWIVALKNETVSILKRWIDERETREKYDDCDALWLTKYSNRYDKDSFRTVFRNVAEEAGLDLENRDLTPYSIRHSTATYIADEEGLAVAAQQCRHKSKPTTEKYERSSVDI, encoded by the coding sequence ATGCCGCATAGCGCCGATAACAAAGTCGACGGGATTGTCCTCGTCACCGAGGACGCACAAGAATTCCTCAACCCCAAACAAGAGATTACCTACCGCGAACACCGCCGCGAACTCGCCGAATGGATGCTATCCCTCGGCAAGAATCCGTCCAAGGCAGAAGTATACAGCTACACCACTGCCAAGAACCGGATGAACCGCCTCGACATCTTCTATCGCTTCATCTGGGACCGCAAAGGCCGCTACATCCAGGACCTCACTACCGACCACGCCGACACCTGGATGCGGTGGCTCGCCCGGCAGGACTACAAAGAATCCACGAAATGCCACTACCAGAAAGCCGCCCGCACCTTGTTCAAGTGGAAACGACACGCCCGCGGCAGCGACACCGAATGGGATCCCGAGATTGAATACAGCGACCCGTCGACAAACTACCAGCCCCGGGACTACCTGACCCGGCAGGACCGCCGCCGACTCCGTGAAGCCGCGATGGAATACGGCAGCGTCCCCCACTACAACTCCGTCGCACCTGAGGAACGCGACCGGTGGAAAACCTACCTCGCACAACGCCTCCAGAAACCGAAGGACGAAGTGACAAAGCAGGACTGGAACCGGGAAAACTGGATCGTCGCCCTGAAAAACGAGACCGTCTCCATCCTCAAGCGCTGGATCGACGAACGCGAGACACGAGAAAAATACGACGACTGTGACGCCCTCTGGCTGACCAAATACAGCAACCGGTACGACAAGGATTCGTTCCGTACCGTCTTCCGCAACGTCGCCGAGGAAGCAGGATTGGACCTGGAGAACCGGGACCTAACACCGTACAGTATCCGTCACAGTACAGCCACCTACATTGCCGACGAGGAAGGGCTGGCCGTGGCCGCCCAACAGTGCCGTCACAAATCCAAACCCACTACCGAGAAGTACGAACGTAGTTCAGTTGACATATAG
- a CDS encoding rhomboid family intramembrane serine protease, whose protein sequence is MDEPSSPSLSLAALAVVVGIAQMLLAIVGVDPYALALAWPLGENPWTLLTSVFAHSGPGHLLSNLIGLVVVGLFLERKTSPARFYAFFLATGIVAGVMEVTVATLVFDHRAAVLGASGAVFALFGYVLGGNRLTEFVAGGITVSPVAQLGLLLVVAAGLTLATAGPQTALIAHFTGLAVGVLSGRRHLLRSSTGPSSAHYSRR, encoded by the coding sequence ATGGACGAGCCCTCGAGTCCCTCCCTGTCGCTGGCTGCCCTCGCCGTCGTCGTCGGCATCGCACAGATGCTGCTGGCGATCGTCGGCGTCGACCCCTACGCTCTCGCGCTCGCCTGGCCGCTCGGCGAGAACCCCTGGACGCTGTTGACTAGCGTCTTCGCCCACAGCGGGCCCGGGCACCTCCTGTCGAACCTGATCGGGCTGGTGGTCGTCGGCCTGTTTCTCGAGCGCAAAACCTCTCCAGCCCGGTTTTACGCGTTCTTCCTCGCGACCGGGATCGTCGCCGGCGTGATGGAAGTAACCGTCGCGACGCTCGTGTTCGACCACCGGGCAGCGGTGCTCGGTGCCAGCGGCGCGGTCTTCGCGCTGTTCGGCTACGTCCTCGGCGGGAACCGCCTGACCGAGTTCGTCGCGGGCGGGATCACGGTCAGTCCGGTCGCGCAACTGGGTCTCCTGCTCGTGGTGGCGGCCGGCCTGACGCTCGCGACGGCCGGCCCACAGACGGCCCTGATCGCACACTTCACCGGTCTCGCGGTCGGCGTCCTCAGCGGTCGCCGACACCTGCTTCGGTCGTCCACCGGTCCGTCCTCGGCACATTACAGCCGGCGATAA
- a CDS encoding NAD+ synthase: MTDEETIAQAEEPLDLSLTDAELGDRHEHITAFIREQMDAAGTETAVVAISGGVDSALVAGLAADALGPDRVHGLVMPSEVNDDETMSDAVRVAETFELPHDVIEVGPIVDAFLEAYPEGRNHQMAAGNVRVRTRAVLNYLVANTENGLVIGTGNRTEALIGYFTKYGDGAVDCHPIANLYKQQVRQLARHVGVPESVASRTPTAGMWVGQTDEEELGIEYDTLDSILALHVEGGVPVGATARGIGVEEAVVERVRALYEHSAHKRQVPPGPDAPY; the protein is encoded by the coding sequence ATGACCGACGAGGAAACGATCGCACAGGCCGAGGAACCGCTCGATCTCTCGCTGACCGACGCGGAACTCGGGGACAGACACGAGCACATCACCGCGTTCATCCGAGAACAGATGGACGCGGCGGGGACAGAGACGGCCGTCGTCGCGATCTCCGGCGGGGTCGACAGCGCCCTCGTAGCCGGCCTCGCCGCCGACGCGCTCGGTCCCGACCGGGTCCACGGGCTGGTGATGCCCAGCGAGGTGAACGACGACGAGACGATGAGTGACGCCGTCCGCGTCGCGGAGACGTTCGAACTCCCGCACGACGTGATCGAAGTCGGCCCGATTGTCGACGCCTTCCTCGAGGCGTACCCCGAAGGACGCAATCACCAGATGGCCGCCGGAAACGTCCGGGTCCGAACGCGAGCGGTCCTGAACTACCTCGTGGCCAACACCGAGAACGGGCTGGTGATCGGGACGGGCAACCGGACGGAAGCGCTGATCGGCTATTTCACCAAGTACGGCGACGGCGCGGTCGACTGCCATCCGATCGCCAACCTCTACAAACAGCAGGTGCGCCAGCTCGCCCGTCACGTCGGCGTCCCCGAATCGGTCGCCTCGCGCACCCCAACTGCGGGGATGTGGGTCGGTCAGACCGACGAAGAGGAACTCGGGATCGAGTACGACACGCTCGATTCGATCCTCGCCTTGCACGTCGAAGGCGGCGTGCCCGTCGGTGCGACCGCTCGCGGGATCGGCGTCGAGGAGGCGGTCGTCGAGCGCGTCCGGGCGCTGTACGAACACAGCGCACACAAGCGTCAGGTCCCGCCCGGTCCCGACGCGCCGTACTAG
- a CDS encoding DUF7114 family protein → MQEAGAIRAAALDAVEDVDPQAIYERIGELFDQESMAPGVFTVACANAIRERSGRTTADLDADDALAKRAAGVQLIYVGLSRTRTLAADQPWATGESDAANLDILVADILVARGFYLLARTEASDEAVAVVRAFGRDQTVARETGESLDANLERDVFELAAVAGATAAGVSPTPQLRELATDLGDESSDGSLPRTLHDQLTTVVNVDSSGTDGVRTSVDH, encoded by the coding sequence ATGCAGGAAGCCGGGGCGATCCGGGCGGCCGCGCTCGACGCCGTCGAAGACGTCGACCCGCAGGCCATCTACGAGCGGATCGGCGAACTGTTCGACCAGGAGTCGATGGCTCCGGGCGTGTTCACCGTCGCGTGTGCGAACGCGATCCGTGAACGCTCGGGTCGAACAACCGCCGATCTCGACGCCGACGACGCGCTCGCCAAGCGAGCGGCCGGCGTCCAGCTCATCTATGTCGGTCTCAGTCGGACGCGGACGCTCGCTGCCGACCAGCCGTGGGCGACCGGCGAAAGCGATGCGGCCAACCTCGATATTCTCGTCGCGGATATCCTCGTCGCCCGTGGCTTCTACTTGCTCGCCCGGACCGAAGCCAGCGACGAGGCCGTCGCGGTCGTCAGAGCCTTCGGCCGCGATCAGACCGTCGCCCGTGAGACCGGCGAATCGCTCGACGCGAACCTCGAACGTGACGTCTTCGAACTGGCCGCCGTCGCCGGCGCGACCGCTGCCGGCGTCAGCCCGACGCCCCAGCTTCGCGAGCTCGCAACGGATCTCGGGGACGAGTCTTCTGACGGATCACTGCCCCGGACGCTTCACGACCAACTCACCACCGTCGTGAACGTCGATTCCAGCGGTACTGACGGCGTCCGGACCTCCGTCGATCACTGA
- a CDS encoding ribonuclease H-like domain-containing protein has protein sequence MRVENSFIPVEGVGETTERRLWEQGITHWEEFYPDAVGETTGRRIESFIDRASDRLRAGDADFFAREFPSAEQWRLFETFRENACFFDIETTGLDERRNEVTTVSARLGDETTTLVQGRDLHDDALRDLFADADLLVTFNGKRFDVPFLEANFDVSLSDTPHLDLMYPCRRLDLTGGLKTIEGEIGIDRDRPDISGREAVQLWHQYERGDESALETLISYNREDVENLEPLTERVNERLERSVLPETATLR, from the coding sequence GTGCGCGTCGAGAACAGCTTCATTCCGGTTGAGGGCGTCGGCGAGACGACCGAGCGACGCCTCTGGGAGCAGGGGATCACCCACTGGGAGGAGTTCTACCCGGACGCGGTCGGCGAGACGACCGGCCGACGCATCGAGTCGTTCATCGACCGGGCGAGCGACCGCCTCCGGGCGGGCGACGCAGACTTCTTCGCCCGGGAGTTCCCCAGCGCTGAGCAGTGGCGGCTGTTCGAGACCTTCCGCGAGAACGCGTGTTTCTTCGACATCGAGACGACGGGACTGGACGAACGTCGCAACGAGGTGACGACCGTCAGCGCCCGACTCGGCGACGAGACGACGACGCTCGTGCAGGGCCGCGATCTCCATGACGACGCCCTGCGGGACCTGTTTGCCGACGCCGACCTGCTCGTGACCTTCAACGGCAAGCGCTTCGACGTCCCCTTCCTCGAGGCGAACTTCGACGTCTCGCTGTCGGACACGCCTCACCTCGATCTCATGTATCCCTGTCGTCGCCTGGATCTCACGGGCGGTCTGAAGACCATCGAGGGGGAGATCGGCATCGACCGCGATCGCCCGGACATCAGCGGCCGGGAAGCGGTCCAGCTGTGGCACCAGTACGAGCGCGGCGACGAATCTGCACTGGAAACGCTCATCTCGTACAATCGCGAGGACGTCGAGAACCTCGAACCCCTCACGGAACGAGTCAACGAGCGCCTCGAGCGCTCCGTCCTGCCGGAGACGGCGACGCTGCGGTAG
- a CDS encoding type IV pilin N-terminal domain-containing protein has protein sequence MVRPSRRGFLEGSALTLAALTGVFNPATNVHASSRSAETLADLDISAPFADAFLPVPAEDALSTTYATLIAERVDADTAEELSYRARSTTEQLDIDVDELSATVAVMPADRGIRLVTAAGGFDRLDHGETLAVGERNGTTGGESNDGPSTEAETTDELPAGWRLTDDGEIALVTGDGVAAAAIGSTSSSSPRGRSTPSGDDVSDQRIETVREAGRAAAGEADRFAASPLGAAALSRLGGFETVLLIPDADSGPFLSRVPDNVDAFAVGFETNPEDLRDIEGTVENAYVIRAVDGADGLDDETVERLVRTVDPAVPVETDITRTDGLVLVDAVVEAPPEFDREASPDARVQSRFNRAAGTVTFEHVEGEAVPADELEVWHSGEEVSDTVLNGEEFTAGDEITVETGLIATVTLRWFDPDANVYDTYASERVDREAFAFNYDMTAETLELTYEAERSADASNLRLVHRGESGVRTVGDEFVDGTLEPGDSVTVRDVSVGDSVRLEFDVEQPPDGGSLVHYRARPPSVWISSRAEEGTTVRYDGEESRPADAFVTLVNGEPTDLQFADEYDTLSGDEELVLGELPLGSTVAVEWHEPNEPVVISEEEVVPNTHASIEYDPDAGEITVQHRGGRTLPASELELQAGRAPTDVQPADKLDEFGPDDSFTAPVPPLSRVRLVWTGGEDEHYLGGTTTARDAVAATYDVDTEAMTIEYVGEQPADPERLRVSVTGTGKSRGRELDRESAFAAEYDELTAGDAITVDDVGLDNTVVVSVHTEFENGAATSSVAHFSATPRRGFVVDDGGDNEASGTTLRYVGEVRRDADAFRVLIDGEPATNQPTDETDRLTGGETLSLGDLSAGTSVAVEWAAGDETRTVMEHVIPPQATFEVTYESADDGKGGVVTFTHAGGDTLDADRVDVVVEPATDGLRPWDSDTDEVTAGDETSVTADTEPKLAVVVFNEHETLHHEPLNRDT, from the coding sequence ATGGTACGACCCTCCCGCCGGGGCTTCCTTGAAGGAAGCGCCCTGACACTTGCAGCGCTGACTGGAGTTTTTAACCCTGCAACCAACGTACACGCTTCCAGCCGATCGGCTGAGACGCTGGCCGACCTCGACATTTCGGCACCGTTCGCCGACGCATTTCTCCCAGTTCCAGCAGAGGACGCGCTATCGACAACGTATGCAACGCTCATCGCAGAGCGCGTTGACGCTGACACGGCAGAGGAGCTGAGCTACCGTGCTCGCTCCACGACCGAGCAGCTCGACATCGATGTCGACGAACTGTCTGCGACAGTTGCGGTCATGCCGGCCGATCGTGGGATCCGACTGGTGACGGCCGCTGGCGGCTTCGACCGGCTCGATCACGGCGAGACGCTCGCGGTCGGTGAGAGGAACGGGACTACCGGCGGCGAGTCGAACGACGGCCCCTCCACGGAAGCCGAGACGACGGACGAACTCCCTGCCGGCTGGCGGCTCACCGACGACGGTGAGATTGCACTCGTCACCGGGGACGGCGTGGCGGCCGCTGCGATCGGCAGTACATCTTCGTCGAGTCCTCGCGGTCGTTCGACCCCGTCGGGAGACGACGTGAGCGACCAGCGGATCGAAACCGTCCGCGAAGCCGGCCGTGCGGCCGCAGGCGAGGCTGACCGGTTTGCTGCATCGCCGCTGGGCGCGGCCGCTCTCTCTCGGCTTGGGGGATTCGAAACAGTGCTTTTGATTCCGGACGCCGATAGTGGTCCGTTTCTGTCCAGGGTTCCCGACAACGTGGACGCATTCGCCGTCGGCTTCGAGACCAATCCCGAGGACCTCAGAGACATAGAAGGAACGGTAGAGAACGCATACGTGATCCGTGCGGTTGATGGTGCTGACGGGCTCGACGACGAGACCGTCGAGCGACTCGTGCGTACCGTCGATCCCGCCGTTCCGGTCGAAACTGATATCACACGAACTGACGGACTCGTACTCGTCGATGCCGTCGTTGAGGCACCGCCTGAGTTCGACCGCGAGGCATCACCGGACGCCCGAGTACAGTCACGGTTCAACCGTGCAGCCGGAACGGTGACGTTTGAGCACGTCGAAGGCGAAGCGGTGCCGGCCGACGAGCTGGAGGTATGGCACAGCGGCGAGGAGGTGAGCGATACAGTCCTCAACGGGGAGGAATTCACGGCAGGCGACGAAATCACTGTCGAGACCGGGCTGATCGCGACCGTCACGCTACGGTGGTTCGACCCCGATGCGAACGTTTACGACACGTACGCCAGCGAACGGGTCGACCGCGAGGCGTTCGCCTTCAACTACGACATGACAGCCGAGACACTGGAGCTCACCTACGAGGCCGAGCGCTCCGCCGACGCGAGCAACCTTCGGCTGGTCCACCGCGGTGAGAGCGGCGTCCGAACAGTTGGAGACGAATTCGTCGACGGAACGCTCGAACCCGGCGATTCTGTCACCGTCAGGGACGTGTCTGTTGGCGACAGTGTTCGACTGGAGTTCGACGTCGAGCAACCGCCGGACGGCGGTTCGCTCGTCCATTACCGTGCCCGCCCCCCGAGCGTTTGGATCAGCTCGCGCGCCGAGGAAGGGACTACAGTGAGATACGACGGAGAAGAGTCTCGCCCTGCTGACGCGTTCGTGACGCTGGTCAACGGAGAACCAACCGACCTGCAGTTCGCCGACGAGTACGACACTCTCTCGGGCGACGAGGAATTGGTACTCGGCGAACTCCCACTGGGGAGTACGGTCGCAGTCGAGTGGCACGAGCCGAACGAACCGGTCGTTATCTCCGAAGAAGAAGTCGTGCCAAACACTCACGCATCAATAGAGTACGACCCAGACGCCGGCGAGATTACCGTCCAGCATCGAGGCGGTCGGACGCTTCCCGCTTCGGAGCTGGAGCTACAGGCCGGTCGGGCGCCAACCGATGTCCAGCCCGCGGACAAACTCGACGAGTTCGGCCCCGATGACTCGTTTACCGCTCCGGTTCCGCCACTCTCGCGGGTACGACTTGTGTGGACCGGTGGCGAGGACGAGCATTACCTCGGCGGAACGACCACGGCACGCGACGCAGTCGCAGCCACTTACGATGTCGACACCGAGGCCATGACGATCGAGTACGTCGGCGAGCAGCCCGCCGACCCCGAGCGGCTGCGCGTATCGGTGACCGGTACTGGTAAATCCCGAGGGCGAGAACTAGATCGGGAGTCAGCGTTTGCGGCCGAATACGACGAATTAACGGCAGGGGACGCGATCACGGTCGACGACGTCGGGCTCGACAACACCGTGGTCGTCAGTGTCCACACCGAGTTCGAGAACGGTGCGGCGACCAGCTCCGTCGCTCACTTCTCGGCGACACCCCGTCGCGGATTCGTCGTCGACGATGGGGGCGACAACGAGGCGTCTGGGACGACCCTCCGCTACGTCGGCGAGGTTCGCCGTGACGCCGACGCGTTCCGGGTCCTGATCGACGGCGAGCCCGCGACAAACCAGCCCACTGACGAGACGGATCGACTAACTGGCGGGGAGACACTGTCGCTCGGCGACCTGTCCGCCGGCACGTCAGTCGCTGTCGAGTGGGCTGCCGGCGACGAGACCCGAACCGTGATGGAGCACGTGATCCCACCGCAGGCGACGTTCGAGGTCACATATGAATCGGCCGACGACGGCAAGGGCGGCGTCGTAACGTTCACCCACGCCGGTGGCGACACACTTGACGCCGACCGCGTTGACGTGGTCGTCGAACCGGCGACCGATGGATTGCGTCCCTGGGATTCCGACACCGACGAGGTGACCGCCGGCGATGAGACGAGCGTCACGGCCGACACGGAACCGAAGCTGGCTGTCGTCGTCTTCAACGAGCACGAAACACTTCACCACGAACCGCTCAACCGAGACACGTGA
- a CDS encoding ERCC4 domain-containing protein, translated as MDEIRHANSLPTTILRDTREQRPWTFDGCAVETRDVTLSTGDYTVPTACTHDPESDTYHPRFAVERKSGHDFLTALTWERDRFSDELRRAAEWPHPLAVVVETSWETLLRNRGCMAWRDIHPNQVVGTLSAWTRHYNVAFRFAESRRRAELCAFLLLVRHSLRRREQI; from the coding sequence ATGGACGAGATACGACACGCGAACTCGCTCCCCACGACGATACTACGAGACACCCGCGAACAGCGGCCCTGGACGTTCGACGGGTGTGCAGTCGAGACGCGTGACGTAACACTCTCGACCGGGGACTACACCGTCCCGACTGCCTGTACGCACGATCCCGAATCGGACACCTATCACCCACGGTTCGCGGTCGAACGCAAGTCTGGCCACGACTTTCTCACCGCACTCACGTGGGAGCGAGACCGATTCAGTGACGAGTTACGGCGGGCCGCCGAGTGGCCACACCCTCTCGCGGTCGTCGTAGAGACATCCTGGGAAACTCTCCTCCGGAACCGGGGGTGTATGGCGTGGCGGGACATCCACCCGAACCAGGTCGTCGGGACGCTCTCGGCGTGGACACGTCACTACAACGTCGCGTTCCGTTTCGCCGAGTCCCGTAGACGAGCCGAGTTGTGTGCGTTTCTCCTGCTGGTCCGTCACAGTCTCCGACGACGTGAGCAAATCTGA
- a CDS encoding S49 family peptidase, whose protein sequence is MTGPEGTVAVVELSGTIDEPTAQFVERQLRDARHNNSIKGVVLDVESGGGLPAQSERIYAAVERTSEEMPVIATVDTLGASGAYLSMVPADEIYVAPSAQAIGSVGVTGAAPQSLQPSAGDTGPNKGGFHPDEARENREILAELFIESVMTQRGDEIELSRTEVSRAKVYLGTEAVENGFADELGFVDDAIADVADQAGLDSYTVETRDMEQQGNLLGSLPIGDAESDAVVTVRTDDGLSRQLVLAVAPQFVDRAVGDDIEVVYHSGEYLSSDRTGQPVRDRAPETGGDGE, encoded by the coding sequence GTGACCGGGCCAGAGGGAACCGTCGCCGTGGTCGAACTCTCCGGGACGATCGATGAGCCGACCGCCCAGTTCGTCGAGCGGCAACTCCGGGACGCGCGGCACAACAACTCGATCAAGGGTGTGGTCCTCGACGTTGAGAGTGGGGGCGGCCTTCCTGCTCAAAGCGAACGGATCTACGCCGCGGTCGAGCGGACGAGCGAGGAGATGCCGGTGATCGCCACCGTCGATACGCTTGGTGCCTCGGGCGCGTATCTCTCGATGGTCCCGGCCGACGAGATCTACGTCGCCCCCTCGGCACAGGCGATCGGCAGCGTCGGCGTGACCGGAGCCGCACCACAGTCGCTACAGCCCTCGGCCGGCGACACCGGGCCGAACAAAGGCGGGTTCCACCCTGACGAAGCCAGGGAGAACCGGGAGATCCTCGCGGAATTGTTCATCGAGAGTGTGATGACACAGCGTGGCGACGAGATCGAGTTGAGTCGCACGGAGGTCTCCAGAGCGAAGGTCTACCTGGGCACGGAAGCCGTCGAGAACGGCTTCGCCGACGAACTCGGCTTCGTCGATGACGCGATCGCCGACGTCGCCGACCAGGCCGGTCTCGACTCATACACGGTCGAGACCCGGGATATGGAACAGCAGGGGAACCTTCTGGGTAGTCTGCCGATCGGCGATGCTGAAAGCGACGCTGTCGTAACCGTCCGGACGGATGACGGCCTGAGCCGACAACTGGTCCTGGCTGTTGCCCCCCAGTTCGTCGATCGCGCCGTCGGCGACGACATCGAGGTCGTCTATCACTCGGGCGAATATCTATCGAGCGATAGGACCGGTCAGCCGGTCCGTGATCGCGCTCCCGAGACCGGAGGTGACGGAGAATGA
- a CDS encoding SWIM zinc finger family protein: MDYPAREEIRSLCTEQSFERGVNYYHQDRVQELEVDGDEIRATVRGSSYYDVAIDIVDDTIRTHCSCPYDYAGDCKHIVAVLLAVDDRDTETMSDTDPERDETVDIESLVEQTNAEDLRTFLLDIVAEDQDIRDRFVAFVGEDTGKTVYDYKQEIDRLFDDAVSRRGMVEHDTHIDFSQYTDLAETHRERGHVETATDIYRAVSEAIRENLDQVDDSSGHYGRELERAIEAYAETVAEQEFDHERKQSYIQYLCAEFVRADHGFASDYYDDALRMLCTEDADLAYWLEQLDAHVSGVTPDAVLSGELASKADDRRDVTADSVDTSDGSASDDDSTDHPERTDDVLYASDFTDGPLSTDDFTSGALDVEHLAVETLQFEYFVGDAFEELRVDEPTTVEKHTASVEPTESGTTDTEISSSLQKRRIFSTYVYILEELGDEDALSQLYEEIYLESKRFCEEYARRLIDEGNESRAIEVIEDGIHTFRSPCTLRWLAADLYEDRDMDEYRDPVATTAPVEYFELYRELLVPFAADDTGRRHYREIADHVKYPAHGGARLRRLASPNRERNGGRRI; this comes from the coding sequence ATGGACTACCCGGCCCGCGAGGAAATTCGGTCTCTCTGTACCGAACAGTCGTTCGAACGCGGTGTCAACTATTACCACCAGGATCGGGTGCAGGAACTGGAGGTTGACGGTGACGAGATCAGAGCTACTGTTCGCGGTTCCAGCTACTACGACGTCGCTATCGATATCGTGGACGATACCATCCGTACCCACTGTAGTTGCCCATACGACTACGCAGGTGACTGCAAACACATCGTCGCGGTCCTGCTCGCTGTCGATGATCGAGACACCGAGACGATGAGTGACACTGATCCCGAACGAGATGAAACGGTCGACATCGAATCGTTGGTCGAGCAGACAAATGCGGAGGACCTCCGAACGTTTCTGCTGGACATCGTTGCAGAGGATCAGGATATCCGTGACCGGTTCGTCGCGTTCGTCGGCGAGGACACGGGCAAGACGGTGTACGACTACAAGCAGGAGATCGATCGACTGTTCGATGACGCTGTCAGTCGCCGAGGGATGGTCGAACACGACACGCACATCGACTTCTCGCAGTACACCGACCTCGCGGAGACACATCGAGAACGGGGCCACGTCGAGACGGCGACGGATATCTATCGAGCGGTTTCCGAGGCGATACGCGAGAATCTGGACCAGGTCGACGACAGCAGCGGGCACTACGGCCGCGAGCTGGAACGCGCTATCGAGGCATATGCAGAGACGGTCGCAGAACAAGAGTTCGACCACGAGCGAAAGCAGTCGTACATCCAGTATCTCTGTGCGGAGTTCGTCAGGGCAGACCACGGCTTCGCCAGCGACTACTACGACGACGCACTCCGAATGCTCTGCACGGAGGACGCGGACCTCGCATACTGGCTGGAGCAACTTGACGCCCACGTGTCCGGTGTCACGCCCGATGCAGTGCTCTCGGGAGAGTTGGCCTCGAAAGCGGACGACCGACGAGATGTAACTGCGGACAGCGTCGATACATCCGACGGATCAGCGAGCGACGACGATTCCACAGACCACCCCGAGCGGACGGACGACGTTCTCTACGCATCCGATTTCACCGATGGTCCGCTCAGCACCGACGATTTCACCAGTGGAGCGCTTGACGTCGAACACTTGGCCGTTGAGACACTGCAATTCGAGTACTTCGTCGGTGACGCGTTCGAGGAGTTACGCGTCGATGAACCGACGACCGTCGAGAAACACACCGCTAGCGTCGAACCGACCGAATCAGGAACGACCGACACGGAGATATCGTCGTCACTCCAGAAGCGACGGATATTCTCGACCTACGTTTACATCCTCGAGGAACTCGGCGACGAAGACGCCCTTTCGCAACTCTACGAGGAAATCTACCTCGAGAGCAAGCGCTTCTGCGAAGAGTATGCCCGACGGCTGATCGACGAGGGCAACGAAAGCCGGGCAATCGAAGTGATCGAAGACGGGATCCATACCTTCCGGTCACCCTGTACCCTTCGCTGGCTTGCCGCCGACCTCTACGAAGACCGGGATATGGACGAGTACCGTGACCCGGTCGCAACCACGGCGCCGGTCGAGTACTTCGAACTCTACCGGGAACTGCTCGTCCCGTTTGCCGCTGACGACACCGGCCGACGACACTACCGAGAGATCGCCGACCACGTGAAGTACCCCGCGCACGGTGGCGCGAGGCTTCGCCGTTTGGCCTCTCCCAACAGGGAGCGTAACGGCGGCAGGCGAATTTAA